The following proteins come from a genomic window of Bacteroidota bacterium:
- a CDS encoding valine--tRNA ligase, producing MEIPSKYNPALVEDKWYQYWMEKGFFRSEPDEREPYCIVIPPPNVTGVLHMGHMLNNTIQDVLVRRARMQGKNTLWLPGTDHASIATEARVVARLKEQGINKASLTREEFLEHAWEWREKHGGIILEQLKKLGASCDWDRTRFTMDEELYESVIQVFVDLYNKGLIYRGVRMVNWDPRALTAISDEEVNYKEVNSKLYYVRYRVAGKEGDDPDKKENWIVIATTRPETILGDTAVCVHPEDERFTHLHGKQVIVPLVNRPVPVIVDEYVDREFGTGALKITPAHDINDYNLGIKHKLKTIDIFNDNGTLSEQAELFIGEDRFKARDLVAEELMQKGYLVKVEDYINKVGYSERTDEVIEPKLSIQWFLRMEELAAPALKVVIDETVKFHPAKFKNTYRHWMENVRDWCISRQLWWGQRIPAYYLPDGDFVVAKTRAEALQLAREKYKQPELRDEDLRQDEDVLDTWFSSWLWPISVFDGIRHPDNPDIKYYYPTNDLVTAPEILFFWVARMIMAGLEYRKDIPFRNVYLTGIVRDKLGRKMSKSLGNSPDPIELIKKYGADGVRVGMLLTSPAGNDLPFDEVLCEQGRNFSNKIWNALRLVKSWKVDKSIDQPDYAKVSSGWFQAKLNSTLEILEDQYAKYRISDALMLVYKLIWDDFCSWYLEMIKPDYQAPIDQTTYDSTVDFFEQLMQVLHPFMPFITEEIWHTISERGEGDSIMICLAPKSHVADERILEKFDFARDIIVSVRSIRKEKNIPNRDRLELKIKANGDNHFSEVFHPVVERLCNLEPIEYVGEKVEGALSFLVKSTEFYIPVAHSLDIEGEISRLQGELDYAQGFLDSVMKKLGNEKFVKGAPEQVVAMEMKKKSDAEDKIRVIEEQIRALRGQ from the coding sequence ATGGAAATCCCAAGCAAATATAACCCTGCGCTGGTAGAAGACAAATGGTATCAATACTGGATGGAGAAAGGTTTTTTCAGGTCGGAGCCTGACGAGCGTGAGCCTTATTGCATAGTGATCCCTCCTCCGAATGTAACAGGAGTCCTTCACATGGGACATATGCTGAACAACACTATCCAGGATGTATTGGTCCGCCGGGCCAGGATGCAGGGTAAAAATACCTTATGGTTGCCCGGGACCGATCATGCCTCCATTGCCACGGAAGCACGAGTGGTAGCCCGTTTAAAGGAACAGGGTATTAATAAAGCGAGTCTTACCCGGGAAGAGTTCCTGGAACATGCATGGGAGTGGAGAGAAAAGCACGGAGGCATTATCCTGGAGCAATTGAAAAAGCTGGGAGCATCATGTGATTGGGACAGAACCCGTTTTACCATGGATGAAGAACTGTATGAGTCGGTCATTCAGGTTTTTGTTGATTTATATAACAAAGGACTGATTTATCGTGGGGTGAGGATGGTCAACTGGGATCCCAGGGCCTTGACTGCTATTTCGGATGAAGAGGTAAATTATAAGGAAGTCAATTCAAAACTTTACTATGTCAGATACAGGGTGGCAGGTAAGGAAGGCGATGATCCTGATAAAAAGGAGAACTGGATCGTGATTGCCACCACTCGACCGGAAACCATACTTGGAGACACTGCTGTTTGTGTGCATCCCGAGGATGAGAGATTTACGCATCTCCATGGTAAGCAGGTGATCGTGCCTCTGGTAAATCGTCCGGTACCCGTAATTGTGGATGAATACGTTGACAGGGAGTTTGGTACAGGCGCCCTGAAGATTACTCCCGCCCACGACATCAACGACTATAACCTGGGTATTAAGCATAAGCTAAAGACTATTGATATATTCAATGATAACGGCACACTCAGTGAGCAGGCAGAGTTGTTTATCGGGGAGGATCGCTTTAAAGCCAGGGATCTGGTAGCTGAAGAACTGATGCAGAAAGGATATCTGGTTAAAGTTGAGGATTATATCAACAAGGTGGGTTATTCTGAAAGGACAGATGAAGTGATAGAACCCAAGTTATCGATTCAATGGTTTCTGAGGATGGAGGAACTTGCCGCCCCGGCTTTAAAAGTTGTTATTGATGAGACCGTTAAATTTCATCCTGCCAAGTTTAAGAATACATACCGGCACTGGATGGAGAATGTCCGCGACTGGTGTATCTCACGGCAGTTATGGTGGGGGCAGAGAATCCCGGCGTATTATCTTCCTGATGGAGATTTTGTAGTCGCAAAAACCAGAGCAGAGGCATTGCAACTTGCCCGCGAAAAATATAAGCAACCTGAACTAAGGGATGAAGATCTGCGGCAGGACGAAGACGTCCTTGATACCTGGTTCTCTTCGTGGTTATGGCCCATCTCAGTTTTTGACGGGATCAGGCATCCTGATAATCCTGATATTAAGTATTATTATCCCACAAATGACCTGGTTACTGCTCCGGAGATACTTTTCTTCTGGGTAGCCAGGATGATCATGGCGGGACTGGAATACAGAAAGGATATCCCTTTCCGTAATGTTTATCTGACGGGGATCGTTCGTGACAAGCTGGGACGGAAGATGTCGAAGTCCCTTGGTAATTCACCCGATCCTATTGAACTCATAAAAAAATACGGTGCCGATGGCGTTAGAGTGGGAATGCTTCTGACCTCTCCCGCAGGGAATGACCTTCCTTTCGATGAGGTGCTTTGTGAACAAGGCAGGAACTTCAGTAATAAAATCTGGAACGCACTGAGGCTTGTTAAGAGCTGGAAGGTTGATAAATCCATCGACCAACCGGATTATGCAAAGGTTTCTTCAGGTTGGTTCCAGGCTAAGCTGAATAGCACCCTGGAAATCCTGGAAGATCAGTATGCCAAATACAGGATATCTGATGCGTTGATGCTGGTTTATAAGCTGATATGGGATGATTTTTGTTCATGGTACCTTGAAATGATCAAACCCGATTACCAGGCTCCCATTGATCAGACAACTTATGATTCTACTGTTGATTTCTTTGAGCAGTTAATGCAAGTGTTACACCCCTTCATGCCTTTCATAACAGAGGAGATCTGGCATACAATCAGCGAACGGGGGGAAGGTGATTCCATTATGATATGCCTGGCACCTAAATCACACGTTGCGGACGAGAGAATTCTGGAGAAATTTGATTTTGCTCGTGACATTATTGTTTCTGTCAGAAGTATACGCAAGGAAAAGAATATCCCTAACAGGGACAGACTGGAATTAAAGATAAAAGCCAATGGCGATAATCATTTTAGTGAGGTTTTCCATCCGGTTGTCGAACGGCTTTGCAATCTTGAGCCAATTGAATATGTTGGGGAGAAAGTAGAAGGTGCCCTGAGTTTCCTGGTTAAATCGACAGAATTCTATATTCCTGTAGCCCATTCTCTTGATATTGAGGGCGAGATAAGCCGTTTACAGGGAGAATTGGATTATGCTCAGGGGTTTCTGGATTCGGTAATGAAAAAACTTGGTAATGAGAAGTTTGTCAAGGGCGCACCTGAGCAGGTGGTTGCCATGGAAATGAAAAAGAAAAGCGACGCCGAGGACAAGATAAGAGTGATCGAGGAACAGATTCGTGCGCTCAGGGGGCAGTAA
- a CDS encoding DUF4252 domain-containing protein, translated as MKRILIFLTIALFATPVITWAQSSPTDAMFKEYSGKEGYTTVHISKELFSMMSQMNVETDDPEAKEMIDAMSKLDFIRILMADKSDVKDFDKFKARIQDFDLDGYKELMLVKEGSETVRFMVKEKGDKTFGEMLMLIDSNEETGFISIVGSIDINTISKLSKSMNMKGMEKLEELNKDDK; from the coding sequence ATGAAACGAATATTGATTTTTTTAACTATTGCATTATTTGCAACTCCTGTAATTACATGGGCTCAATCCAGTCCTACCGATGCTATGTTTAAGGAATATAGCGGTAAGGAGGGTTATACTACTGTCCATATCTCCAAGGAATTATTCAGTATGATGTCTCAAATGAACGTCGAAACGGATGATCCTGAAGCTAAAGAAATGATCGATGCCATGAGCAAACTGGATTTTATCAGGATACTGATGGCCGATAAAAGCGATGTGAAGGATTTTGATAAGTTCAAGGCCAGGATCCAGGATTTCGATCTGGATGGATACAAAGAACTTATGCTGGTAAAAGAAGGATCCGAAACCGTTAGATTCATGGTAAAGGAAAAAGGAGACAAGACTTTTGGTGAAATGCTTATGCTGATCGATTCTAATGAGGAGACCGGTTTTATCAGCATCGTTGGCAGTATTGATATTAACACAATATCCAAGCTGTCGAAATCCATGAATATGAAAGGCATGGAGAAACTGGAAGAATTAAATAAAGATGATAAGTAA
- a CDS encoding DUF4252 domain-containing protein yields MKTLKCYFVLITALFVLPAYLAAQDSSLDKLTKSFGEMDDVTYTQLQSNDIKIESEGNEGMNYVINNLEVVRMISIEKNRKKSEKSFAEFSSILSQPPYIEVVTIIDEEETFSIYVNRGSDNNIKEAVLITREGKDANFIYMKGNINLEKLGGFDKLVQLQNIKLPCMNGKKMEYKDCKDKD; encoded by the coding sequence ATGAAAACATTAAAATGTTATTTTGTCCTGATCACTGCTTTATTTGTGTTACCGGCCTATCTGGCTGCTCAGGACAGTTCCCTCGATAAGCTTACCAAATCGTTTGGTGAAATGGATGATGTAACCTACACCCAATTACAATCAAACGATATTAAGATTGAATCGGAAGGGAATGAAGGGATGAATTATGTAATCAATAACCTCGAAGTTGTGAGGATGATCAGCATCGAAAAGAACCGGAAAAAAAGTGAAAAATCGTTTGCAGAATTCAGCTCCATCCTTTCACAGCCGCCTTATATTGAAGTTGTGACTATTATTGACGAGGAAGAAACCTTTAGTATATATGTCAACAGAGGTTCGGATAACAATATCAAGGAAGCAGTATTAATCACCCGGGAGGGGAAAGATGCTAATTTTATCTATATGAAAGGCAATATCAACCTGGAAAAGCTTGGTGGTTTCGATAAGCTGGTTCAATTGCAAAATATAAAACTACCATGCATGAATGGGAAGAAGATGGAATACAAAGACTGTAAAGACAAAGATTAA
- a CDS encoding PKD domain-containing protein has translation ENPNTMFVGYKNVWRCNNVKAPTGQISWDKISDNLAGSNSSNMAVLEQSPADLNILYAARYDSRLFRSDNVNDPMPSWNDITSYMPENMTPTDVEAHPFLPGVVYMTQNNRVYKSSDRGYNWEDISGTLPNVHLSSIAFYKNSQDGLYIGSDAGVFYRDSSMDDWIWFNNGLPVDASVNEIEIYYHPDSVSGDVIRAGTYGRGLWSSDMYYAEPEAAFIASDTLIPPGCAIDFTDLSSGVPHFWEWTFEGGFPGTSTDKDPAGVIYNTPGTYSVSLTAWNSAGTSSVTYTHYITVSETLMPVTAFTVNDSVPCFGNTLYFTDKTLHCPSSWRWMFIPDDVTFLEGTNEYSQNPVVELNQAGAYSVTLIAENANGSDTKSKPDYILHGGYSIPFAEDFESGLDAKSWTVINPDRGITWGIHEVAGTTPGNHATWMNLFDYYSLYPRDYLVSPPMNFTGFNNLSLTFEHAYAQRYSQVDSLIVAVSGDCGETWTRIYVGYPDGQGSFETSEPTTEFFLPQSEDDWCGQGYGALCNVLDLSQWAGHQNIKIRFETVGKYGNNLYIDNVEISNSVSVGENLITGDLFTVFPNPSDGSFTIRMNHPESSLQVELLNMESQRVFTKTISGLNGNYSETIDLSNLSSGIYILKASGNQTMQVEKIIIR, from the coding sequence AGAAAATCCCAACACCATGTTCGTAGGATACAAGAACGTCTGGCGCTGTAACAATGTTAAGGCACCAACAGGTCAGATTTCCTGGGATAAAATCTCCGACAACCTTGCAGGAAGCAATTCCTCTAACATGGCTGTCCTGGAACAATCTCCCGCCGACCTTAATATCCTTTATGCTGCCCGTTACGACAGCCGGCTTTTCCGAAGCGATAATGTCAATGATCCTATGCCATCCTGGAATGATATAACTTCGTACATGCCGGAAAACATGACCCCAACCGATGTGGAAGCTCACCCATTTCTGCCCGGTGTGGTTTACATGACCCAGAACAACCGCGTTTACAAATCATCCGACCGGGGCTATAACTGGGAAGACATCTCCGGCACACTACCGAACGTACACCTTAGCAGCATTGCTTTCTATAAAAACAGCCAGGATGGCTTATATATCGGCTCCGATGCCGGCGTTTTTTATCGCGACAGCTCCATGGACGACTGGATATGGTTCAACAACGGCCTGCCCGTTGATGCCTCGGTGAATGAAATTGAGATTTATTACCATCCCGACAGTGTTTCCGGTGATGTGATACGCGCAGGAACATACGGCCGCGGCCTCTGGAGCTCCGACATGTACTATGCCGAACCCGAAGCCGCTTTTATCGCCAGCGATACCCTGATCCCTCCGGGTTGTGCGATCGATTTTACCGACCTCTCCTCCGGTGTGCCCCATTTCTGGGAATGGACGTTCGAAGGTGGGTTCCCGGGTACTTCAACTGATAAAGATCCGGCCGGAGTTATTTACAATACTCCGGGAACATACAGTGTCAGTCTGACTGCATGGAACAGCGCAGGAACAAGCTCTGTTACCTACACGCACTATATCACCGTCAGCGAAACCCTGATGCCCGTTACTGCTTTCACCGTTAATGATTCTGTGCCCTGCTTCGGTAATACCTTGTATTTCACCGATAAAACCCTCCATTGCCCCTCATCCTGGAGATGGATGTTCATCCCCGACGATGTAACCTTCCTGGAAGGTACCAACGAATACTCTCAGAACCCTGTTGTTGAACTAAACCAGGCGGGAGCTTATTCGGTAACCCTCATCGCAGAAAATGCCAATGGATCGGATACAAAGTCAAAACCGGATTATATCCTGCATGGTGGATATAGCATCCCATTCGCTGAAGATTTTGAAAGTGGGCTGGATGCAAAATCATGGACTGTCATCAATCCCGACCGGGGCATCACATGGGGCATACACGAAGTGGCCGGAACAACTCCCGGTAACCATGCCACCTGGATGAACCTCTTCGATTACTATTCACTCTATCCGAGAGATTATCTCGTATCACCGCCTATGAACTTCACTGGCTTTAATAACCTTAGCCTGACATTTGAACATGCCTATGCCCAGCGCTATTCACAAGTTGACTCCCTCATCGTAGCTGTATCGGGCGATTGCGGTGAAACATGGACCCGGATCTATGTCGGATATCCCGATGGCCAGGGATCCTTCGAAACCAGCGAACCGACCACGGAGTTCTTCCTTCCGCAATCGGAAGACGATTGGTGCGGACAAGGATACGGAGCATTATGCAATGTGCTGGACCTTAGCCAGTGGGCAGGGCACCAGAACATTAAAATAAGGTTCGAAACGGTTGGTAAATACGGCAACAACCTCTACATCGACAATGTGGAGATCAGTAATTCCGTTTCTGTAGGTGAAAACCTGATCACCGGCGATCTTTTTACTGTTTTCCCTAACCCTTCCGACGGTTCATTCACCATCAGAATGAACCACCCGGAATCCAGCCTTCAGGTTGAACTGCTGAATATGGAATCCCAAAGGGTATTCACTAAAACGATTTCAGGATTGAATGGAAATTATTCTGAGACCATCGACCTGAGCAATCTGTCTTCCGGGATTTACATCCTGAAAGCCTCAGGAAATCAAACCATGCAGGTGGAGAAGATCATCATCAGATAA
- a CDS encoding DUF4159 domain-containing protein has product MRSLLIYVFGVMLLMPAANAQKGLQIALLKYAGGGDWYANPTSLPNLIKFCNENLGTNLQYDYATVEAGSREIFNYPFIHLTGHGNVIFTPQEAKNLREYMLAGGFLHIDDNYGLDQYIRPQMQKVFPEYEFVELPFDHPIYHQKYDFPKGLPKVHEHDNKAPQGFGIIHEGRLVCFYSFESDLGDGWEDAAVHGDSEETRMKALQMGANIIQYVFTQ; this is encoded by the coding sequence ATGAGATCATTATTGATATATGTTTTTGGGGTTATGCTTTTAATGCCCGCTGCCAACGCGCAAAAAGGGCTTCAAATCGCACTCCTGAAATACGCCGGCGGTGGCGACTGGTACGCCAATCCGACCTCCTTGCCAAATCTGATTAAATTTTGCAATGAAAACCTGGGTACTAACCTGCAATATGATTATGCCACCGTGGAAGCTGGTAGCCGTGAAATCTTCAACTATCCATTTATTCATCTGACCGGGCACGGCAATGTTATTTTTACACCACAGGAAGCTAAAAATCTACGCGAATACATGCTTGCAGGAGGATTTCTGCATATTGACGATAATTATGGTCTCGATCAGTATATTCGTCCCCAGATGCAAAAAGTCTTCCCTGAATACGAATTCGTCGAACTCCCTTTTGATCATCCTATCTATCATCAGAAATACGATTTTCCTAAAGGCCTGCCGAAGGTGCACGAACACGACAATAAAGCACCCCAGGGCTTCGGTATAATCCACGAGGGAAGGTTGGTCTGTTTCTATTCCTTTGAAAGCGATCTGGGTGATGGTTGGGAAGATGCCGCTGTGCACGGCGATTCGGAAGAAACAAGAATGAAAGCCCTGCAAATGGGAGCCAATATCATCCAGTATGTGTTTACCCAATAA
- a CDS encoding 16S rRNA (uracil(1498)-N(3))-methyltransferase translates to MQLFYTPGVSGDEYIFEPEEARHLLWVLRKKIGDQVHHTDGFGNLFHSVIIDDRDKNCMVRINKVEREYGKRNFHLCIAIAPTKNTARLEWFVEKATEIGIDRIIPFFGEHSERRNLNNDRLEKVIISAMKQSVKAYKPILEKAVDFENLVKQGYSGQKFFGWMGDGNSMSLGKGYKPGSDVCILIGPEGDFSHNEVQIAQEHGFVPINLGNSRLRTETAAIVACSWINLLNQTE, encoded by the coding sequence ATGCAATTATTCTACACTCCCGGGGTAAGCGGGGATGAATACATTTTTGAACCGGAGGAAGCCCGACATCTCCTCTGGGTGCTACGCAAGAAAATTGGAGACCAGGTACACCATACCGATGGCTTCGGAAATCTTTTCCATTCTGTCATCATTGACGACCGCGACAAAAACTGTATGGTCAGAATAAACAAGGTAGAAAGGGAATATGGAAAAAGGAATTTCCATCTTTGTATTGCCATTGCTCCAACCAAAAACACGGCACGTTTGGAGTGGTTCGTGGAAAAAGCAACAGAGATAGGCATCGACCGGATCATCCCCTTTTTCGGGGAACACTCCGAACGCCGGAACCTGAACAACGACAGGCTTGAAAAAGTCATTATCTCTGCCATGAAACAATCGGTTAAGGCTTATAAGCCCATCCTGGAAAAGGCTGTTGATTTTGAAAATCTTGTAAAGCAAGGGTATTCAGGACAAAAGTTTTTCGGATGGATGGGAGATGGCAATTCCATGAGCCTGGGAAAAGGATACAAACCCGGCAGTGATGTATGTATTCTGATAGGTCCGGAAGGTGACTTTAGTCATAATGAAGTTCAAATCGCTCAGGAACACGGCTTTGTTCCAATAAATCTCGGGAATAGCCGTTTACGAACTGAAACGGCAGCAATTGTTGCCTGTTCCTGGATAAACCTGTTAAATCAAACTGAATGA